One region of Glycine max cultivar Williams 82 chromosome 9, Glycine_max_v4.0, whole genome shotgun sequence genomic DNA includes:
- the LOC100777537 gene encoding uncharacterized protein: protein MPSSFADLVFVGERIEAGLKRGKFDYVSLVGASGRRTGIAKAKKKEGDAHTVTSTPAWPKPPQTPHGTHQYAQHHPSFSARAGASPDTALTQPKVPTPPQGGALQALAPTQPHPANNAHLGASPNTTRNYSPRQAQIFAPIPMTYGELLPSLIANQLVVVVLRKIFQSPFPKWYNPSATCAYHRGTPGHSVEQCLALKSKVQSLIEAGWLTFQEDGPNIKTNSLANHGGGAVNAIEVSRSHRPKLLKDVTTSRRFIYKALQKAGMIPCGGHREDSCLMHLGVLHDMETCSAVRNLLQQMIDQGRLEVDSEGEEEQHVYMQSADEEGPKKPKPLVIHFTRDTTPQRPQRPSTVLGGRPIPLPYENSRAILWRYAPMGGRKEEATDISSLSTKVTNITGLSGITSSGRMFAPPSLLIQPTNTKGKAKMTEGQNVKVIPAPDEDVPTKDFAEGREGCGKKGVSLEKVGEFLRIIQQSEFKVIEQLNKTPARVSLLELLMSSEPHRALLVKVLNEAHVAQDISIEGFGGIVNNITANNYLTFVEEEIAAEGRGHNRALHVSVKCMEHVMSKVLIDNGSSLNVMPKST from the coding sequence atgccctccagcttcgcggacttggTCTTCGTCGGAGAAAGGATTGAGGCGGGTTTGAAGAGGGGAAAGTTTGATTATGTCTCCCTGGTAGGTGCCAGCGGTAGGAGGACCGGAATAGCTAaggcaaaaaagaaagagggagatgcCCATACCGTCACTTCAACACCTGCATGGCCAAAGCCGCCGCAAACCCCCCACGGTACCCACCAATATGCACAACATCACCCGAGTTTTTCGGCTCGTGCTGGGGCCTCTCCCGATACAGCGCTCACCCAACCAAAGGTGCCCACGCCCCCACAGGGAGGGGCTCTTCAGGCTCTGGCTCCGACCCAACCTCACCCGGCCAACAATGCTCACCTTGGCGCAAGCCCCAACACGACGAGGAACTATTCGCCAAGACAGGCTCAGATTTTTGCCCCGATCCCAATGACATATGGGGAACTCTTGCCATCTCTTATCGCTAACCAGTTAGTCGTGGTGGTTCTAAGAAAGATCTTCCAGTCTCCATTCCCAAAATGGTATAACCCTAGCGCAACCTGCGCATACCATAGGGGAACCCCAGGCCACTCGGTCGAACAGTGCTTGGCCTTGAAAAGCAAGGTCCAAAGCTTGATAGAAGCTGGGTGGCTGACTTTTCAAGAGGACGGACCcaacataaaaacaaactcgctcgccaatcatggaggagGGGCGGTTAATGCCATCGAGGTGAGTAGGTCACACAGGCCCAAACTTTTGAAGGACGTAACGACCTCCAGAAGGTTTATCTACAAAGCCTTACAAAAGGCGGGCATGATTCCCTGCGGCGGGCACAGAGAGGATTCATGTTTAATGCATCTGGGTGTACTacatgacatggaaacatgttcgGCGGTAAGAAATCTATTACAACAAATGATAGACCAAGGCCGGCTTGAGGTCGACAGTGAGGGGGAGGAGGAACAACATGTATACATGCAGTCGGCAGATGAAGAAGGTCCTAAAAAGCCTAAACCTTTGGTAATACACTTCACCAGGGACACGACTCCCCAAAGGCCTCAACGCCCCTCGACAGTGTTGGGCGGTAGACCTATTCCGCTTCCTTACGAGAACAGCCGCGCAATTCTGTGGAGGTATGCCCCTATGGGCGGTAGGAAGGAAGAAGCTACCGATATCAGTTCACTATCGACCAAAGTGACCAATATCACCGGGCTGAGCGGCATAACCAGCAGCGGTCGCATGTTCGCACCCCCTAGCCTGCTGATACAGCCCACAAACACTAAAGGGAAAGCAAAGATGACCGAAGGACAAAATGTCAAGGTGATCCCCGCACCAGACGAGGATGTTCCGACAAAGGATTTTGCTGAGGGAAGAGAGGGTTGTGGCAAGAAAGGGGTATCACTCGAGAAGGTCGgcgagttcctccgcattatccaacaaagtgagttcAAAGTCATTGAacaactcaacaaaactccagcTAGAGTCTCCCTTCTGGAGctgctcatgagctctgagcctcaccGAGCTTTGTTGGTAAAAGTCTTGAATGAAGCTCAtgtagcccaagacatctccaTCGAAGGATTTGGGGGGATCGTCAATAACATCACAGCCAACAATTACCTTACCTTCGTTGAAGAGGAAATcgccgccgaggggagaggacatAACAGGGCTTTACAtgtgtcagtcaaatgcatggaacaCGTTATGTCCAAAGTACTCATCGACAACGGCTCAAGCCTGAACGTGATGCCCAAGAGCACGTAG